The following coding sequences lie in one Spinacia oleracea cultivar Varoflay chromosome 1, BTI_SOV_V1, whole genome shotgun sequence genomic window:
- the LOC130460699 gene encoding alkane hydroxylase MAH1-like produces the protein MDDQENATIPIISSKNNGVGVGGDKFLRDTIINIFMAGGDTTSVAFTWFFYLLVKYPQVTAKIREELDAILITQSNYKDDDFVKNFSDNNKKLVYLHAALCESLRMYPPLLFNHKTSVKSDVLPSGHKVGPNTEIYFDMYAMGRMKSLWGDDCNEFKPERWITKQGNFKLEPSNKLLAFGAGPRICQGRSMTFIQMKIVIAAIIPKYDIVAVEGHQVVPDVSIVLQMKHGFKVKIVRRPSIPLHDS, from the coding sequence ATGGATGACCAAGAAAATGCCACAATTCCCATTATTAGTAGTAAAAATAATGGGGTTGGGGTTGGGGGTGACAAATTTTTAAGGGATACAATTATTAACATTTTCATGGCAGGAGGTGATACTACTAGCGTTGCTTTTACTTGGTTCTTTTATCTTCTTGTAAAGTATCCACAAGTTACCGCCAAGATTAGAGAGGAACTAGATGCTATATTAATAACACAAAGTAATTACAAAGATGATGATTTTGTAAAGAATTTTAGTGACAACAACAAGAAGCTAGTTTATCTTCATGCTGCATTATGTGAATCTTTACGAATGTACCCTCCACTATTGTTCAACCATAAGACTTCAGTTAAATCAGACGTCCTCCCAAGTGGTCATAAAGTGGGTCCAAATACGGAAATTTACTTCGACATGTATGCAATGGGAAGGATGAAATCTTTATGGGGAGATGATTGCAACGAGTTTAAGCCCGAGAGATGGATAACGAAACAAGGGAATTTTAAGCTCGAGCCATCGAACAAGCTTTTGGCTTTCGGTGCCGGGCCGAGGATTTGTCAAGGGAGGAGTATGACTTTCATACAGATGAAGATCGTAATAGCTGCTATTATCCCAAAGTATGATATTGTGGCAGTGGAAGGACATCAAGTTGTTCCTGATGTCTCCATTGTTCTTCAAATGAAGCATGGATTTAAGGTTAAAATTGTCAGACGTCCTTCAATTCCACTGCATGATTCATGA